The genome window GTCCACCATCTCTTTGCTGCCCTTGACATGATAAGGGTTGACTATAACCACCTGGTAGCCCTGTTCCTGTAAAAACCAGGCCAACGGCTTCCAGTAGTGCCCGGTAGGCTCCACACCAATGACTACGCTTGCAGCACCTTCCTTGCTCCGCGCCTCTTCGATCTTGGAGACTAGACGATAAAAGCCCTCTCTGGTATTATGAAAGTGGAACGGCTTAACTACATCGAGCTTCATTTGGTTGTAGACCCTGGCGTAGTGCCGCTTCTTGGCTACGTCAATCCCTACGATAAGGACATTGCCCCGAACTAGAGCCATCTTTTGAGCCTTTACCACTGCTTCTTCGCCTCCTGGTTCGAGGTTTTCTGGACAACCCTAATTTACCAGGAGGCTTTTTTATTGCCAACGCCTACCTAACAGGATTACAGGAATGCTTAAATTGTTTTTAGCGGTAAAAAGGATAACTGCCCTCAATAGCTAGACGGTAGTTTTAAGTTTCTCCTCCATTTTTCCTAGCAGGTGGTCACAAAGCATGGCCAAAACGGCGCTAAGGGTGCAGCCGGTAAGCAGCAACTGGGGCCTCTGCACCGAGATGCCGGTGACAATCAGGTGCCCGAAGCCTCCTGCGCCTATGAAAGTAGCCAGCGTGGCTGTACCCACGTTCACCACCACTGCGGTCCTGATTCCGGCTACGATTATAGGAAAGGCTAAGGGAAGCTCAATCCGGGTAAGTATGCGCCAGGGGCGCATCCCCATGCCCCTTGCCGCCTCCAGAACGCCCGGTGGTATGCTTATAATCCCGGCGTAGGTATTACGCAAGATGGGTAGCAGCGAGTAGAGCCAAAGGGCAAAGAGGGCGGTCTTAAAGCCCAGGCCCAAAACAGTAAAAAAGAGGGCGATTATGGCAATGCTGGGTATGGTTTGACCCAGATTAACCAGGTTCTCCGCTACCACGCCCAGCACCCTTAGCCGAGGCCGGCTACACATAATGCCTAGCGGAATCGCCACAGCTATCGCCAGCAGCGAGGATAGAACTACCATGCCTACATGCTGGCACACGAGGGTGCTTATATGGCCATAAGTGAGCACCCGTGCGGCCATGGCACCGCCGGGGTTTTCAACGAAATAAACGGTAATGGCAACCCCCATACCCACGAATATTAGAGGTGGAAGCCAGGTTCTGATTCGAGCGGGTTTAGGAGCCATTTTCCTTCATCAACTCCAGTAGATAGCCAAAGGTGATGACCCCGCGCAGTTCCCCCTGCTTATTCATCACGACCACGTAACGTTCGCCGCAGCTAAGCATCGTGGATAGAGTATCGTAGAGGGTGGCATCTTCTTCGGCAACGCTCTGCACCGGGGTGGCCAGCTGATCTATAAGACCCTCGCCTTGGTAGAGCAATAATTCCTCCCGGTTAATAACGCCCCTCACGCGGTTCCGGTTATCCACAACCAGGAGCACCGGGAGGGACGAAGATTCCAGTGCCTTCTTGGCCTCCTGCACCGGGGTATCGGGCAGGACGGAGGGGGTGTTATTTCTGCGCACTTCACCGGCCTTCATTAGGTGTAGGCGTTTAAGGGACCGATTACGGCCTACCAGCGCAACCACGAATTCATTGGCCGGGGCACTGAGCAACCGATCTGGTGGATCGTACTGCACCAGTTCTCCCTCACGCATAATCGCAATTCTGTCCCCCATTTTGATGGCCTCGTCGATATCATGGGTAACGAAGATAACGGTCTTGTGGAGCTGCTTTTGCAACGATAAGAATTCGTTCTGCAGGTGGGCACGTGTAATGGGGTCTACCGCGCCAAAGGGTTCGTCCATAAGTAATATAGGCGGGTCCCCGGCCAGGGCGCGGGCCACGCCCACTCTTTGTCTTTGCCCGCCACTTAGGTCGGCCGGCTTGCGGTGGCGGTATTCTGCCGGGTCCAGCCCTACGAGTTCCAACATTTCGTCCACGCGCTCGCGTATTCTCTTTGCTGGCCAACCCTTCTCGCGAGGCACGGTGGCGATATTTTCCGCAATGGTCATATGCGGGAATAGGCCTATTTCCTGAATGACATAGCCTATGTTTTGGCGCAACTCAATGAGATCTAGTTGGGCGACATACTGTCCGTCGATATAAATACGACCCGCAGTAGGTTCAATCAGACGGTTGATCATTTTCATGGTGGTAGTCTTTCCGCACCCGGAAGGCCCCAGTAGGACACATATTTCTCCGCGTGGTACCTCAAAAGTCAGATCCTTCACTGCCGGAACCTGTTGGCCCGGAAATATCTTGGTGACGTTTTCTAGCCTAATCAATTAGCCCCCCTCCTTGTGGAGTAACCCAATCTCTCTCATAAAAGGCGCGACCTGCTTTCTATCCACCTGAGCAACCCGTCGGCAATTATGGCCAAAAGAGAAACGCAGAGGGCGCCGAGCAGCACCAATTGTAGGTTCCACTGAGAAATTCCCCGGAAGATGAATTTGCCCAGGCCCCCGGCTCCCACGTAGGAGACAATAGCGGCAATCCCCACGATCATTACCACCGCCGTGCGGATGCCGGCCAGGATTACGGGCCAGGCCATAGGAAACTTTATCCGCCGGAGTATAGTGCTCTCTCTCATTCCCATGCCGCGCGCCGCTTCGATGATCGCCGGATCGATCTGCTTGATGCCCGTGTACGTATTGCGCACGATGGGTAACAAGGAATAAAGGATTAAGGTAATTACTCCGACCTTGTAGCCAATCCCAAACACCGGTATAAGGAGACCGACCAGCGCAAGGCTAGGTATCGTCATAACCACCTGGCAAGAATAGAGAACGGGGCCGGCCAGAGACCGCCAATAGGTAATCAGTATTCCTAGGGCTACCCCCAGTACTATGGCTGTCGTCACGGCGATGGTTACAATGAGGATATGTTCGCCCGTGAGATCTAGGATTTCGTGCCAGCGAGAGGTCGTGAAGGCCCAGAAGTTCACGTCGACCACCAACTCATTTTAGGAAGGAGTGATGGAGCAGGACCTCTGCGTAATATTCTAGACCAATTTCCATCGGGATGCAACAATCTTAATCATCATAGGCAGAATGGCGGAGGCGCAGTTCGGTTTTTAGCAGGCTCAGAAGTTGGGGGCGGCCGTACGCTGCGCTTCTGGTTACTATGGGAGAAGCGTTACTACTTGCTGCTTAGTGTCGGGAGACCGGGCCGCCGGCGGATATCGTGGGGCCCGGCCGGGCCCGCCAGTTTCTTGAACGGCCGCTCGTCGGATAAGCCAAGTGGTCTCGGCCGGGATCAGTGGACGATTTGGCCCGGAATCCGCAGTGACTGGTAAGACCTTGCATGCAAAGTAGGGCGATTGCTGTACTTTCCCGTGCCTTGTGGACTCAGTGCACCACACCACACCCCCGGAACCCGCGAACCGTTAGGCTGCTTGCGCTCCGGGGGCCGGGTATCCGGCGCAGGACTCGCCTGGGTAACTCGACGTGCACGGGAATTGCCCCTCCTTGGCGGGAGGGGCTTACTCTTGGCCGACATACAGGAGAAAAGTTCCACAGGGCAACCCAGAATTTGTCGCCCGGGCAAACTTTTTCCCGTGTTGGTGCTTCTTATATAATAGAGAAGGCTCCCGCAGGAAAGGGTCGACAAAGGTAGATGTTGCTCCCTTGCTTAAGCGCATCCAGGAAGGTGACGAACGCGCCTTTGAAGTGCTGGTAGACCGGTACGGCAGCCGGTAGTACCCTCCCCCCTCCTTCGCCGCTAAATGCTCCTGTGGAGTCCGAGAAACCCGAGGGTGGATCTGGTTCGGGGTGAGGGGCCGCCAATGAGTCGTCCCCGTAGGGGAACAGGTGGGTTTTGCGCTGCCTGAATTCTTGTGGCGTTTCTAGGGGATCGGGCAAAAACTTTTGCCCGGCGAACCTTTTTCCGGTTTCTGGGCTCTTATATAGTAAGAGTACCAAACAGAGGGGGCAAGTAGCTTTTAATTACGAAATGCGCCGGATGGCTAACGGCACCCCTGAGCCTGAGGAGGAGAGAGCATTGGCCAAGGCCACAAGATACGTGTTGCCGCTTGTGTGTCTCGCTATGGCCCTCCTGTCTCTCGGCGGTTGCTCCGGGCAGGAGAGGGTTACGCTGCCCTTTATCATGTTCTTCTACCGCGACGCGGTTGCCGATGGGGCGCAGGAGGGGGCCGCGTGGCCGATGGAACTGGCGGCCGTGCGCGGATCCTGGGACCTTGGGAATGGGACTGTCGCCCTTGAGGACAAACCCGCGTTTGTGATTGCCACCAAGGAACTGATATTTCCGGTGGTTTGGGACGGGGGAACAAGAATCGTCCTGCCGGTGACACCCGGCTGGAAGCTCGAGCTTCTAGAAACCGCAGCCGGCTCCCGCGTTGAAACCCTCGCCACGCCTCCGGAGGTGTATGGCGGGGTGGTACAGGCTCTGTCCGGGGACGGCGGCATTCTGCTTGCCTACAGGTCGGACCAGCAGACGAACGAGATCCGGGTGGAAATCCGTCCTGAAGGCAAAGAGGAACTAAGGATGCTTGAGCCTCCTTTCCCTTCAGGTTTTCAGCCGGACACCTTAGCACCCTTACTTACCTGGGGGGAGGCAGATGGCTTTCACCTGCTGGCACTCTACGAGGCAGGAGAACACCGGGGACTGCTGCTGGCCGAGGTGCGGGGCCGGGAGGTGAAGTGGCAGGAGGTAGAAGGGATCGGCGACTTAAGCATGGCCGTGCGGAGCCCCTCGGTAGTCAAGGTGGGCGCGAAAGTCTTCACCAGCCACAACCGGGTGCACGTTCTGGATCTAGCCGGAGATGAGTTGGCACTTAGGGAATTTAAGCCGGCCAACGACCTAATACAGAGCGTAGAGGAAGAAGTGGTGGAGGCCACCGACACCGCCGTACAGCCGGACCTGGGCGTCTTCGCCGATGTGCTGGTACTCCGGGTGCCCTCAATAGACGAGAGTTGGGCGTGGGCCTTCCGCGGTGACCGGCGCCTGGGTACCCTCCACATAAACGAGCGAGAGAAGAAGGTTGAGGTCTACCGGGAGAACAAGCTTACGGAAGAGAAGGCCCTTCCGGAAGGGTTGGCTAGGATCTGCTTCCCCAACGGGGGGTGCAGTGGCTGGTAAGACCTCGAACGTGCACGGGAATTGCCCCTCCTCCGTGGAGGGGCTTACCTTTGGTGGAGCCTTGTTCGGGCGACGGGTCTAGGAGGTGAGGCCTGACGCCTCCCCGTAGACAGCATCAAGGAGGGGTACTATGATAGGGATCTCCTTGGCCAGGTTGTTCCAAGCGATCAATATTGTCCTTGCTCTTCTTCCCATCCTGCTCATGGCTATAGTTGTCGCGTACTTATTCAGGCTCGAGAGGCGCTTAAGGACCATAGAGCGCATTCTGGAGAAGAACCAATCAAGCGGTGACCAGGATTAGCTCCGGCGCGCTGGCGCGGTGCACATGTAGGGCCTCACGACTCCCAGTGCAGTACTGTCACTCGCCATGAGAACCAGTGCCAGCGGTTTGGGCGTATAGCCGGGGCGACTTTTGTAAGGGGAGGAATTGGCCGGTACTCCTGAGCCTAAGGAGGAGAGAGCATTGGCCGCGGCCGAGGCGGGGGCGGTGATCTTGGCTCCGCGATGGGAAGGCGGGGGTTGCCCTAGGCGCTGCCGCCGGACCCGCAAGGACCGGATGAAGAGCGGCCGGGCGCGGCGAAGCCTCAAGCGGCCCGCCGGGAGGAGGGGTAAAGGCGGTTTGTGCCTGGATATAGTAGCGGTGGGCCGGGTCCGGGAGCCTTACCTTCGGACCAGGATCGAAGACTACGCCCGGCGCCTGCGGCGCTACGCGCCGCAGGGCCTGGTGGAGGTGTGCGAAGTTCCGCTGCCTCCGGGCCTGGCCCACTGGCGTTATGCGGACGCCCGTTTCTGTAGCGACTCGAGGACGTTCTTGAGAAGCTGGGAGGCATTCAGCAGTTCTATGCCGAGGAGGTTTCCATTCCTGTCTTTTTCCAGCGTGATTCCGGGGTAAATCTCTTCCGCCTCTTCCTCCTGACCCGCATGGCCAATGTACAGAACGTCCACTTCGGGGTCGTAGTGAACCTTCAGGCTCACAGCGTAACCCACCTCCCACTTCGGATACGTTTTTCTTTTTGCCCCTCTTGGAGCGGATGCAGGGTTATCAGGACTATTTTGCCCTGCCTTTGGGCGTACACCAGGGCTACATCTCGCATTCGACCGTGAAAAAACAGCCGCTTTACCGCAACGAGGGTCCCGGTCTGGCTGTCTCTGTAATGTTCTTCCGCTTCCAGGTAAATGCTTTCGGCCAGTTCGTCGGGTATCTGACGAAGCCTTTGTCTTAGGATAAAGTGGTCGGAGAATACAATTTCCAGCACCGGACCCCCGGAGTCATTATATCACGCTTGCCCTTACCTGCACCAAGGAAATGCTGAGAAACTAACGGCTTGGCCTCCGCAAGCACGCGCTCCAGAAGCATCTGGTTATTGAAATCAAACGAACGGTACCCCTTCTGGAGTGTATTATAAGGCAAGGGATAAGAGAAGGCTTATTCGACACCGGTTATCCCCGAGAAATCGTAGAGTTCATGCTCTCACTTTTTACCCTGTTGCTTAATCCCGGGATTCTAGAGTGGCAGGCTGAGGAGCTACGGGCAAAATGCATGGCTTTGGAGGAGTTGTTTGAGCGCGCCCTTGGCGCAAAGCCGGGAAGCCTGAGTTTTCTACGGTCTCTTGAAGGAATGAGAGGACCTTGATGACTGAGAAACGGTGTGGCAAATGTGCCGGAAAGAGACAGCTGGAGGGGCCAGGTTGGCGGTATCTGAACGGCAGGGCGCCCTCTGTGCAAAGGCCGGGACGCTTGGCGTTGACAAGGGGGAGCGGCTTGTCGTAGAATAGGACCAACACGGCGTCAAAACTGGATAGCAAGGCCACTCTTATCCAGAGAGGTGGAGGGACGGGCCCGATGAAACCCGGCAACCTCCGCATCCCCGAGGTGCGGAAGGTGCCAATTCCCGCAGGAGCAATCCTGGGAGATAAGAGGAGGTGGGGAGCACGAAGACCTCTTCTTATCGCGGCAGAAGAGGTCTTTTTGTGCTTCCGGATGCCGCTCGATGGGGGAGAGAGCTCATGAAGAAGACGCACTACCGTTTTGCCACCCTGGCGGTTCATGCCGGGCAGCAGCCGGATCCGGCCACCGGAGCCCGGGCGGTTCCCATTTACCAGACCACCTCCTACGTTTTCCGCGACGCCGAGCACGCGGCCCGGCTATTTGCCCTGGAGGAGCAGGGGAACATTTACACCCGGATGATGAACCCAACCACCGCGGTGTTCGAGGAGCGGGTGGCCGCCCTGGAGGGAGGGGTGGGGGCGCTGGCTACGGCCTCGGGCCATGCCGCCATCACCCTGGCGGTGTGCAATCTGGCCCGGTGCGGGGAGGAAATCGTTTCCTCGCAGTCGCTTTACGGCGGCACCTACAGCCTGTTCCGGTACACTCTTCCCAAACTGGGCATCCGGGTTCGCTTCGTGGACCCCTCGGATCCGGGCAACTTCGCTCGGGCCATCACTCCCGCCACCCGGGCCGTCTACGTGGAAACCATCGGCAACCCCCGGCTCGACGTGCCGGACCTGGCGGGCATCGCCGAGGTGGCCCACGGCGCGGGCGTCCCCCTGATTGTCGACAACACCTTCGCCACCCCTTACCTCTGCCGGCCTCTGGAGCACGGCGCGGACATAGTGGTGCATTCGGCCACCAAGTTCATCGGCGGTCACGGCACCTCCATGGGCGGAATAATCGTGGACGGGGGCCGGTTTGACTGGGGCAACGGCCGCTTCCCCGAGTTTACCGAACCCGACCCGAGCTACCACGGCCTGCGCTATTGGTCCACCTACGGGAAGCGGGCGTACATTGTCAAGGCCAGGCTGCAGCTGCTGCGGGACTTCGGGGCCTGCCTCAGCCCTTTTAACTCCTTCCTGTTCCTGCAGGGGCTGGAGACCCTGCCCCTGCGCATGCAGCGCCACAGCGAGAATGCCCTGACGGTGGCGCAGTATTTGCGGGACCATCCCGCGGCAGCCTGGGTAGCCTATCCGGGTTTGCCCGAACACCCCAGCCACCCGCAGGCGGCCCGCTACCTGGAAAACGGTTACGGCGCCGTGGTTACCTTCGGGATCCGGGGCGGGGTAGAGGCGGGCAGGCGGTTTATGGAGGAACTGCGTTTGTTCTCGCTTCTGGCCAACGTGGGGGACGCGAAGTCTCTGGTCATCCACCCGGCCAGCACCACCCACCAGCAGCTTTCGCCGGAAGATCAGCTGGCGGCCGGGGTAACGCCGGACCTGGTCCGGCTCTCCATCGGTCTGGAGGATGTGGAGGACTTGCTGGAAGACCTTGAGCAGGCTCTAAACCTGGCGACGGGACGGTAATGGCATGGGAGCTCCAGAAGGCGCAGGCCTTGCCCAAACTCATTCTCTGGAAGTGGTGCGGCCTCCGGAGAGCTTTGCCCTGGAGGGCGGGGAGCACCTTTCTCCGGTCACGGTGGCCTATGAGGCCTACGGTGAGCCCAATGCCGAGCGG of Clostridia bacterium contains these proteins:
- a CDS encoding ABC transporter permease, with the translated sequence MNFWAFTTSRWHEILDLTGEHILIVTIAVTTAIVLGVALGILITYWRSLAGPVLYSCQVVMTIPSLALVGLLIPVFGIGYKVGVITLILYSLLPIVRNTYTGIKQIDPAIIEAARGMGMRESTILRRIKFPMAWPVILAGIRTAVVMIVGIAAIVSYVGAGGLGKFIFRGISQWNLQLVLLGALCVSLLAIIADGLLRWIESRSRLL
- a CDS encoding ABC transporter permease, producing the protein MGVAITVYFVENPGGAMAARVLTYGHISTLVCQHVGMVVLSSLLAIAVAIPLGIMCSRPRLRVLGVVAENLVNLGQTIPSIAIIALFFTVLGLGFKTALFALWLYSLLPILRNTYAGIISIPPGVLEAARGMGMRPWRILTRIELPLAFPIIVAGIRTAVVVNVGTATLATFIGAGGFGHLIVTGISVQRPQLLLTGCTLSAVLAMLCDHLLGKMEEKLKTTV
- a CDS encoding IS110 family transposase, with the translated sequence MVKAQKMALVRGNVLIVGIDVAKKRHYARVYNQMKLDVVKPFHFHNTREGFYRLVSKIEEARSKEGAASVVIGVEPTGHYWKPLAWFLQEQGYQVVIVNPYHVKGSKEMVD
- a CDS encoding betaine/proline/choline family ABC transporter ATP-binding protein (Members of the family are the ATP-binding subunit of ABC transporters for substrates such as betaine, L-proline or other amino acids, choline, carnitine, etc. The substrate specificity is best determined from the substrate-binding subunit, rather than this subunit, as it interacts with the permease subunit and not with substrate directly.): MIRLENVTKIFPGQQVPAVKDLTFEVPRGEICVLLGPSGCGKTTTMKMINRLIEPTAGRIYIDGQYVAQLDLIELRQNIGYVIQEIGLFPHMTIAENIATVPREKGWPAKRIRERVDEMLELVGLDPAEYRHRKPADLSGGQRQRVGVARALAGDPPILLMDEPFGAVDPITRAHLQNEFLSLQKQLHKTVIFVTHDIDEAIKMGDRIAIMREGELVQYDPPDRLLSAPANEFVVALVGRNRSLKRLHLMKAGEVRRNNTPSVLPDTPVQEAKKALESSSLPVLLVVDNRNRVRGVINREELLLYQGEGLIDQLATPVQSVAEEDATLYDTLSTMLSCGERYVVVMNKQGELRGVITFGYLLELMKENGS
- a CDS encoding homocysteine synthase; translated protein: MKKTHYRFATLAVHAGQQPDPATGARAVPIYQTTSYVFRDAEHAARLFALEEQGNIYTRMMNPTTAVFEERVAALEGGVGALATASGHAAITLAVCNLARCGEEIVSSQSLYGGTYSLFRYTLPKLGIRVRFVDPSDPGNFARAITPATRAVYVETIGNPRLDVPDLAGIAEVAHGAGVPLIVDNTFATPYLCRPLEHGADIVVHSATKFIGGHGTSMGGIIVDGGRFDWGNGRFPEFTEPDPSYHGLRYWSTYGKRAYIVKARLQLLRDFGACLSPFNSFLFLQGLETLPLRMQRHSENALTVAQYLRDHPAAAWVAYPGLPEHPSHPQAARYLENGYGAVVTFGIRGGVEAGRRFMEELRLFSLLANVGDAKSLVIHPASTTHQQLSPEDQLAAGVTPDLVRLSIGLEDVEDLLEDLEQALNLATGR
- a CDS encoding DUF2283 domain-containing protein; this translates as MSLKVHYDPEVDVLYIGHAGQEEEAEEIYPGITLEKDRNGNLLGIELLNASQLLKNVLESLQKRASA